CTCCGAGCTGGAGTACCTCCTTTCCCTCCTCGATTCGGGTGAGGAGAAAAAACTCAGATTGCCAATAGTGCTTGAAATAAGCTCCCTTCACAGGGGATACTTCAGGGTAAGGGGCCGAACGGAGGTTAAGGTTATCGATAGGATCCTCGACACCTACGACCTTCTGGAGGAGAAGGCGGAGGAGCTCTACCCGAGGTACCTGCTTCCGAAGGTCAGAAGGACCCTTCCAACGACGACAACCTACGCGTTCATAACGGAATAGGAGTAAAGGGGTGATAGGCGTGGGGGATCTAAGGGTTCTCAGGGATTACCTGATGCTGACGGTTCCGCATATCACGGCCCTCGCCGGGGCCATCCTCGGGATTCTCCTCGTACTGGGGGTGGAGGTTAACACGGCCCTTGGAATATTCGCACTTTCCTACGGGTTCATGCTCCTCATCCTCGGACTGGTCGTTGCCCCTCACTTCTCCAGAATGCTCTGGTACAGGGTTATGATGGTCTTCTTCGCCCTTTTGATGCTCCTCGGGGTGGTACTCCTGCTGGATCGGGGGTAGCCTTTATATGGAGAAAGGAAAATCATAATCGGTGGGGAACATGCGGAAGTTTGCCGTAACGTTGATGCTCCTGTTACTGGTCGCAATTCTCCCCGGGTCATCTGCCGAGTTCTTAACCTTCACAACGAAGGAGAAAATATCCGTGCTCAGCGGGGATTACTCGGATGGAAGGGTACCGCTGACGAACGCCGGCGGCTTCAGCTTTAAGGTCGTGAGCTACCAGACGTTCTGGGTGGAAGATGAAACCGGGACCGCTGTTCCGGGCTTTAACCTCACGGTAAGACCAACCGTTTTTACGGACTGGTCCTCCGGTAAGACCTATCTCCTCTCCTACAACCTGTCGTGTGAATCAAACGTTTCCGAAGGGAACTACACGCTCTACCTACGCTTCCTTGCCTATACGACCACGGGTTCACTCTATCTCGTTTACGCGGCCGTACCGCTTCACGTGATTGGAAAGGCACTTGACTTCGGGGTGGCGGACGCCTACGTCATGGAGCGTCCGGGTTCTTCCTACGCTCTCAACGGGGAAACCGTGGTGGTCTTCTCGCACGTGACCAACGTGGGCCATTCGACGGTATCCCTCGAGGCCACGGTGTCCCTATCCGCTGATGGAAAGGTTTACTTCCTCGAAAGGAAGACCCTGAATATGTCCCCGGGCGACAACCTGATCCGTTTCAAGGTGCCCGTGAGCTACGATCTACCCGAGGGCACCTACAGACTGGATTACGTGCTCAAATACGGGGATGAAACCTACAGGTACTCGAAGGAGCTCCCCGTTAAGTTCGGGGTGAAGCTCGTCGGAGTCTCCCTTCAGGCCGACAGGGTAAAACTGGGGGAGGAGAACAAGGTCTATTTAACCCTCCTCTCGGAAAGGGACATTGGCCTGAACCTGACGGTGGAAACCTACAGCTACAACGGGAGCCCGGTCCTCGTCGGGAAAACCACGAAAACCATAGCCCTCAGGAGCGGCACGAACGTACTCGAGGTCAGCCTCCCGACCAACACCTCCGGAAGTCTGAAGTCCCTCATGGAACTGACCTTCGATGGAAGGACCGTTGGAAAAGCTAACGTCTCCTACACCGTCTTCGCACCCCCTGTTATAAAAAACGTTACCAGCGAGAGGGTCTCAGGCAACGGTACCCTCTTCAGGGTGGTCATAAATAACCCGGATCAAAAGACCGAGGGACGGCTTTCTTACAGGATCTCCGTTGATGGAAACATTCTTTACAAAGGCTACCTCAAAGTCACCCTGAAACCCGGGAGGAACGAGGTCTCCGTGATGTTCGAGCTCCCGGTGAATCGGACCGTTGAGTACGAGTTCGAGCTAAGCGCCCTTGGTGAAGTCAGCGTTTTCAGGGGCGAGCTGTACCTGAAGCCACCCATCCCCACGACCTCATCGACGACCGCTTCTCCCCCGGAGACAACCCCCTCCAGCACAACGCCCAGTTCCACAATCGTTACCCCCTCAGAGAGCTCATCGGGATACTGGCCGGCGCTCATTGTGATCCTTGTCCTTCTCGTTGCCGTGGCCCTCTACTACGCAAAAGGTAACGAAGAACCAAAGAAGCGCACCCGGCCGAAGCCCAAAAGAAGGTCACCCCTTGGGAGGTTTAAGAGACCGAAGAAGCCGAAGTTCCTGGAGAAGAAGGAACTTCCAAAGGGATGAAGGCCAAGCTTTATATTCCCCCTTTCGTTATTTCCTCCGGGCGAGGGGGTCGGGGACCTCCGTGAGGAGGAAGTTCCGCCCACCGCACCGGGGCCGCGGTGCCGCAAGGCACCTCCCGAGAGGGAGGGCAACGGCACAGAAACGACACGTCCCGGCAGGGATGGGGATGAAAGCGGCGAAGGGGCCCGCGAGGGTTCCCGAGATAACCCGCAGACGACCTGCCGGGGAGCGGTGAAACGGCCGTCCCGCGGGGTGCAAGGCCGAGGAAGGGGCGATGAGTTCCCGGTGGGAGCCCCGTGGTAGGCCGCTCAGTCGAATGTCCCCTTGATACAGAAGGCGGGCTATGACCCCCTCGCCGGCACATCTCCACCGTGTTGCTCGATCCACTCATCGTAGGCTTCTCTGACTTCCTTCCGCCTGAACTCCGGAACAGCGTGCCTGAAGGGATCGAACCTTTCAAGTTTGCCCTCGTCGGATCCTATGTAAGTAGCTACGAAGCCTGCCTTTGAGTGCAGGGTCGAGGGGACCCTGAGGATCCTCTTAACGTCGACGGTAACCCTGCCGTCGAAGTAGGCCTTTGAAAAGGTGCTTGACAGTGAGAACAGTCCCACCAGTTTTTCTGGCTTTATCCCCTTTGGAAAGGCCGTGAGGAGTCCCTTCCTCACGAAACCCTCGTAAATACTTTCCCTGTTCTCGATTATCCTCCTGATCTGCGTCCCGCTCAGGCCGACGTTAAGGAGGTGGTTTTCGTTTATCCGCCTTATGAAGTATCCGAACCTGAGACGAAACGTTCTGTAGTAACCCGAACTCAGCATTATCCTCCTGCTCTCCACGTCCTCACGGGTTATCCTCTCAGCGGCGCTTACGTACGAAAGCACCTTCTCCCTCGCCTTTCCGTCGAGGGCGAGGGCCCAGTCGTCGAGAACCCTTACGTGGTAACCCCTTCCGGAGTAAACCACATGGACGTTCTCAAAGCCGAAATCTTCCTTCAGGACTATCAGGGTATCCTTCGCCAGCTCCTTAGCGTCCTCGAGGCACAGGGGGCATACCCGACCGTGCTCGTGTATATGGGAGCATCTCCTCAGGGGCAGGTCCTTCGCGTCTATGTCGAAGACGAGCTCCGCTCCCCTCCAGCCGCTCATCTCCGCGGGCTCCTTGTATAGGGCAACTGAGGAGTAAACGGCGTATGGTGCCGTCATCTTCACGTAGTCCTCGAGATCGCGCACGTCCATGAAAACGTTCTTCCTGTCACTCGGCCCCCCGCCGGTGTGGTCAAAACCGAACTCCCTCTCCCTGAGGGTCTCGATTATAAATTCAGGAAGCTTCTTGGCGTCCCATTCCTTTGAATAGTAAAGCTTCCGCTCCCTCTTCGTTACCTCCCTGAAGAGTTCAGCCATCCTCTTCGCCTCCCTTTTCCTTACCTTTCTTCTCGAGGTAAAGGCGCCTTATGTAGTAACTCAGGGGATTTTTGATGTTCCTGCAGTGGGCGTCAGGTTTACAGAGCTGGGGGGCGTTTGCCCGTATTTTGGAGCAGTTGGGTGGAAAGTACCAGGGGGAATTCCCACTGTCCTCGAGTGATGGTTTATCGGTTAGTCCGAACCCAAGGTGGTACCAGATGTTCTTGATCTCCTGGGGTTGGTCCTCGAAGAGTGGGGGCGAGCAGCGGTTTCCGGCCTCTATGATGATGGGGAGTATCTCCTTCTCGATAACGCTCAAGTCCCTGACACAGTCCCTTACCCTGACGTCCCTTCCGGGAGGGTTTGGACAGAGACGTGCGTAGCTGAGGAAGCTCGTCAGGAGAACGGTTATGGCGTAGTTCCTCAGCCCGGAGGGAACGCCTCCGAGGGCGATCTTTACACAGGGAGGAAAGAGTTCAAAGCGCAGTGGCTGGGCCTCCACAGAGCCCATTTTCTCGAGCCTATCCTTGAAGTACTCCCTCGCTATCTCTCCGAGCGCTTCGTAGAGCCTGCGGTAGTAGTCGGGAACCTCTTCCCTCACCTCGTAGAGCAGGTTAACCGCCCTTTCAAGGTTCCTCTCAAAAGATCGCTTCCAGAGTTTCAGGGCCTGATCCCACGTGAGATAGGCGTATCCTCGCCGGATGTACACCTCCTTAAGGCCACCTTCCCACAGTTCCAGGAACCTTCCAAGGTGCATCCTGTACTTCAGCCTCATAGCCTCTCTCTCGGCAGGGGGTATCTCCCGGTGATGGGTTCTCTCGATTATGGCCCTGTCCCGGGGTGGTATCTCTTCCTTCACGGTTTTTTCCAGCCCCATGGATGTTCCACCTATCTCCCCGGCCCTCCTCAGCCTCTCGGAGTAAAGCCTCAGACTGGCCTCCTTCACGAGCTCCATTTCGATGCCGTAAGGGGCGAACGCGAGTGCGCCGAGGAGAGCATAGAACGTCAGCAGATCCTGAACGTCGTCCATTTCAACCAGATCTTCCGGGATTTTGCCGGAACCCACCCACGAAACCCTCTTCAGGGCATCTTTCATTTCAACGTAGGAAGGAATCACCGACAGCAGCCTGCTTATTCCCCCAAATTCCTCTTCCACGAGCCTTCTGGCTTTATCACCAAAGGGGTCGAGCATGGACTCACCACCCCCAACTTCACCCGGGGGCATAAAACGGTTTCCATGGAGGTATTTTTAAATACTCCCGACGTAACGAAAGTGGCTTCCCTGAATCCTTCATCTCCCACACCCCCTTGGACGTTAGATCCCCAAAGGAACTCCAAAAACTTTATATCTTCAACCACATATGTTACACAGGCGTGAAAGAATCTGCAAAGAACGCTCGGGTGGTGTAACGATGGTCACGGTTAAAAGGGTTAAGAGTGGCATTCCGGGTTTTGACGATCTCATCGAGGGAGGTTTCCCTGAGGGAACGACGGTTCTGGTTACGGGTCCAACGGGCAGCGGTAAAACCACGTTTGGGGTTCAGTTTGTATACAGGGGGGTCTCCGAGTACAACGAACCGGGGGTTATAGTCTCCCTCGAAGAACGAGCCCGGGACCTCAGAAGGGAGATGCAGACCTTCGGATGGGACATCGAGAAGTACGAGAAGGAACGGAAACTGGCCATAATCGATGGAGTCAGTACAGTCGTTGGCTTACCATCAGAGGAGCAGTACGTTCTGGAGGGCAACCTCAACGCTGAGGACTTCCTCCGCTATATCTACCGCGTTGTCAAGGCTGTAGACGCTAAAAGGCTTTTCATAGACTCCATACCCTCCATAGCCTTCAGACTTCAGAATGAGGGCGATATAAGGAAGGTTCTTCTTCAGCTGAACACGATACTCCTCGAGATGGGGGTTACGTCGATACTCACAACCGAAGCTCCCGATCCCGAGAGGGGCAGGATAAGCCGCTATGGGGTGGAGGAGTACATCTCGAGGGGTGTTGTCATTCTTGGATTCATGGAGAAAGAGGTCGAACTGAAGCGTTATCTTATGATCAGAAAGATGCGTGAAACCAAACATTCAATGAAGAAGTATCCCTTCGAGATAACCGAGGAGGGCATCGTTGTATACCCGAGCGGCGAAGTCTACTGATCCCATACCATCTACTGATCCCATACCATAAAATACTAACGAAACGGGAAGAAAAGGTTTAGACGAGTTTTTCGTTCATTATCCTCTGGAGTTCCCTGTAGTCGGTTACCACCTTCCTGTTGTCGAGGGTGGTGAAGTAGGCCTTTTTAATCCTGACCTTTTTAACATCGACGTACTTCCTCTCGGGCGGATCGTAAGAACCGGGTTCCACTACCTCCTCTTCAAGGGTGTACGTTTTGAGATCCGGCTCCCCGAGGTACTTCCACACCTCGTAGAAGACCTCGGGCTCGAGGTGGATTTCCCCATCGATCTCCACCCAGTCCGCCCCTATATCCTCCAGAAATTCCTTCACTACCTCGAAGTTCATAGAACCACCATTCCTATATAGGTCACGGGAGGTTATATACCTATCGGAAACCCTCCCGGAATCTTTTAAAGTTACCCACCGAATCCTCCCGGGTGATGAAAAATGGCGAGGGTTACGGTCGATGCTCAGGCGGCGAGGGCCATAGAAAAGGGCGCGATGATCGTCTTTAAGAAGGGTGTGGTGAAGACCGAGGGCGATTTTAAGCCGGGGGATGTGGTGGAGGTATACACCCGCGGGGGCAGGTTTCTCGGAAAGGGCTTCGTCAATCCCGACTCCAACATCATGATCAGGCTCGTGACAAAGGACAGGGACACCAGAATCAACAAGGAACTGTTCCGAGAGAGGATCAGGAAGGCCAACGAGTACAGGAAAAAGGTTCTCGGCTACGATAGGGCCTACCGGATGGTTTACGGGGAAGCGGATTATCTGCCCGGCCTAATAGTTGACCGCTTCAACGAGATAGCCTCGATTCAAATCTCGAGCGTTGGGATGGAAAGGTTCAAGCTCGACGTTGCGGAGGCCATAATGGAAGCCGAGCCCGAGATAGAGACCGTCTTCGAAAAGAACACAGGCAGATCGAGGAGAAGGGAAGGGCTCCCGGAGGTAGAGCGAGTTCTCCTCGGTAAGGAGAAGTACAGGACAATAATACGGGAGGGTAAAGCCCGGTTCATCGTGGATATGAGGGGCCAGAAAACGGGTTTCTTCCTCGATCAAAGGGAGAACAGGATAGCCCTCGAGAAATACATCCGGCCTGGGATGAGGGTCCTCGACGTTTTCTCTTACACGGGCGGCTTCGCAATCCACGCCGCGGTGGCGGGTGCGGAGGAGGTAGTGGCCGTCGACAAATCCCCGTGGGCGATCGATATGGTAAAGGAGAACGCAAAGCTCAACGGGGTAAGCGACAGGATGAGGTACATCGTCGGCTCGGCCTTCGGGGTAATGGAGGAGATGATAAGGAAAGGGGAGAAGTTCGACGTGGTTATCCTCGATCCACCCGCCTTCGTTCAGCATGAGAAGGATCTAAAGAGGGGTTTGAGGGCCTACTTCAACATCAATTACTCCGGTCTTCAGCTCGTAAAGGATGGGGGTATCCTCGTAACCGCCTCCTGCTCCCAGCACGTCGATATGCAGGCCTTCAAGGACATGATCATAGCGGCATCGGCAAAGGCCGGAAAGTTCCTGAAACTGCTTGAGCCATACAGAACTCAGGCGCCCGATCATCCGATACTCATGGCGTCAAAGGACACCGAGTACCTTAAGGCCCTCTTCCTCTACGTGGAGGACATGAAGTAAATCAGAGCGTGCCTCCACCTCGTCCCGGCTTTAAATTTTACGTCCCTGACAGAATACCCAAGACCCTTCGCATGCTCAATCAGGGCATTGAGGAGCGCTTCTTTATCGGGTAGAAAGAGCGCTACCTTTCCGCCCGGCTTTAAGTAATCCACGGCTTCACCGAGGAGACGGTTTGAAAACTCTTCCCCGTAAGCTCCCCCTCCAACGCCCTCCCTCTCCGTTAGCACGCCTTTGGTTGGTCTCTCGTAGTACGGCGGGGCCGAGAAGATAACGTCGAACCTTTCCCCTTCGGGAACCACACCCCTGATTATCCCGCCGTCGCTTTTGATGAGCCTTATTCGGGCGTTGTTTTTTCTTATGTTCCTCCCCGCGTACTCGAAGAACTCCCCACCAAGCTCCGTCGCGGTGCCCCTGCAGTTGAAGAGCTTCTCCGCCATAAGCGCCATCATGGCCGTGTGCCCCGTTCCTATCTCCAGAACCTTTTCCCCACCGCGGAGAAAGGTTTTCAGAAAGATGTAGCGCGAGATCGGCGTCGTCACGAGCCCGCGAGGGTGGTAGTCTATATCCAGCCCGAAGAGTGCCCTCGCTATGGCCCTGTTGTAGAGTATCCGCGCCTCCCTCTTCGAGAGGTCGAGCCTTCCGCGGTCGTCGAGGTAAGCTTTGAGCTCTGGGAAAATTTTGACGGCCTCTCTAACCGGCAGTCCGAGCCTCCCATCCTTCCACAGTGACATGGGGAAAGGTAAGAGGAAGGGACTTAAAAGTTCATCCCCTCAGCTCTGTTAAAATCAAAGTCAAAGGAGGGCGAGGGCCGCCATAACCTTCGCGTCCTCCACCATGTTGTCTACCCGGGCGTACTCATCGGGCTGGTGGGCCATCTCGTCCAGGGTGGCCCATACCACGGCCGGAATGCCGAGCTTCCTGAAGTAGGCCGCGAACGTTCCGCCCCCTATTCCACCCACTATGGCCTCCCTTCCGCGGAGCTTCCTGAGGGCTTCCCTGAGGAGCTTCACGATCTCGCTGTCCTTTGGAGTGGGTTCCGGAGCGTCCAGACGCTGGAGGACCTCGAACTCAACCTCCGGGAGTACCTCCCCGTCGAACTCCTTCAGGTATCTGGCCTTTACTTCATCCACGAGCGCCTTCGCATCCCCCAGCACATCGTCTATTCTGTACCCGGGTAGAATCCTGCAGTCAAAAACCACCTCGTGCTCGCCAGGTGCTATATTCGGCGAACCCGCCGGATTCTTCACCATCGTCGGCTCAAAGGTGCTCTCCGGGGGATCAAAGAGGTCATCCCTCGCATTGTACCTTTCGTGGAAGAGCCTGTCGAGGTGATAAGCCAGATCGAGGGCGACGCGGTGGGCGTTGAGCCCTTTATCGGGCATGCTCGCGTGAACCTGCCTGCCCTTTACCCTTACCTTCAGCCACAGGATGCTCTTCTCCGCGACCTCTATGAAGGTTCCGTCCGGGTTCCCACCGTCTGGAACCAGAACGAGATCATCCTTTCTGAAGAGTTCGGGATGCTCCTTTAGGAGCCATTCGACGCCGTACTTACTGCCCGTTTCCTCGTCGCTGACGAAGGCGAGGATCACGCTTCTCTTCGGCCTTATCCCGAGGTTCATCAGAGCTCTGACCGCGTACAGGGAAGCCACCAGACTCTGCCCGTTGTCCTCGCTTCCCCGCCCGTAAACCTTACCGTCCCTGACGAGAGGTTTGAATGGTTCTGTGACAGTCCAGCCATCGCCGGGGGGAACGACATCAAGGTGCGTCAGAATCCAGATGCGCGGGCTTTTATCTCCATCCTGCCCGTAGTAGTAGGCCAGGATGCTCGGCCTTACCCCGTTCTTTGCCCTCTCATCGGGCGCGTTGTAGACCTCGACCCTATCGAAGGGCCAGTCCCTGATTATCTCAAGCAACTTCTGGGCCTTGTCGTACTCTCCTTCGTAGCCGTAGTCCGGGCTTATCGCCGGTATCTTTATGAGCTCCACGAGGGTTCTGACCATCTCATCCTGAAGTCTTTCCACCTCTTCGGATACCTTCCTGAGGGTCTCCTCCATGTCCATCACGACCCAAACTACCCTTCGTACCTTTTAAACTCAACCGTTCCCGCCATGGTCCCATGCAATGTCTTATATACCGGACCACCTATACCCCAATATCCGTAAAGGAAAAGGGGGTGTAGGGGTGATTGAGATAACCTTCCTCGGAAGCGGCGGCGGCAGGTTCATAACCATAACCCAGTTCCGTTCCACGGGTGGCTTCCACATCAGGGCCAGCAGGAACCTGTACGTTGACCCGGGACCTGGGGCGTTGATAAGGTCCTGGCGTTACAAGCTCGATCCCCGGAAGCTCGATGCCATATTCGTCTCCCACAGGCACGTTGATCACTGCAACGACCTTGAGGTGATGATAGAGGCCATGACGGGCGGTGCCCTCAAAAAGAGGGGGATGCTGATAGCTTCCAGAAGCGTCGTTCACGGCGACGAAAGCCACACTCCCGCTGTCAGCGGGTACTACCTCGACGTTCTTGAGAGCGTTCACATACCCGAACCCGGAAGCAGGATAAAACTCGGCGAAGAGGAGATGGTGATAACCCCCTCCCGCCACTCCGATCCAACGACCATAGGTTTCCGCATGAAAACCCGCTACGGTGACGTCTCTTACATCCCGGACACTGCCTACTTCGACGAGCTCCTGAAATGGCACGAGGGTTCAAGGGTTCTCATAGCCGCGGTAACGAGGCCGAGGGACATGGGGATTCCCTATCACCTGAGCACTGACGATGCGGTTGTGATGCTCAGGAAAATGACCCGCAGACCCGAGGTCCTCGTAATCAACCACATCGGGATGAAGATGCACTTCGCCAATCCCTACAAAGAGGCCCTCTACATAAAGAACCTCACGGGGGTTAAGACCTACGTTGCAAAGGAGGGCTTCAGGGTCATGATGGGGAAGGATGGAATATCCGTGAGAACCCTCAGACCCGCACGCTTCGTTTAACCTTTTTTCACCTCTTCAAGGGCCTTCCTAACCGTTCCGTAGGACATGCTGAACAGCTCGTCCCTCCTCCTCTCGTCCGGTGCCTCCACCACCACTCTCACCTTCGGTTCGGTGCCGCTTGGCCTCACCAGAACCCACGAGCGATCCGTCAGGTTGAAGCGATAGCCTGAAATCGTCAGCACCTCCCTTATCTCCCCTTCAAGTTTCTCCGCAAGCTCCTTCCCTGCTCTCTCCACGACCTTTTCCTTCAGCTCATCCGGGCACTCAACGTTCTTCTTTGTGAGATAGTAGCGGGGTATCTCCTCCTCGATTATCCTTGAGAGCGGACCCCTCTCGTCTATCATCTTTATGAGGAGACCCATCGTAACGAAGCTGTCTATCCACGGACCGAAGGCGGGGTGGACGAGCTTCCACGGTTCCGCCGCGAATATGGCCCCATGGTTCCTTATCCCGTCGTGTGGCTGGCCTAGGGGAATCCTCACGACCCTTCCGCCGGCTTTCTCAACGACCTCGTCGATCCTCGAACCCGTGTCTATGGACACGACCACGGTTCCCCCTCCGGCTTCCTCAACGTAGCGCTTCGCAAAGAGGGCTATCAGCGAGTCCTCGAGCACGTAGTTCCCCCTCTCGTCAAAAACCGCTATCCTATCGGCGTCCCCGTCCTGTGCTATGACCAGATCCACTCCGAGCTCCCTCGCCAGCCTTCCGAGGTAGGCTATGTTCTCGTACCTCGGCTCGGGCTTCCTGCCGGGGAAGTGGCCGTCGGGATGGGCGTTGACGCTTATCACCCTCGCCCCCATCTCCCTGAGCAGGTAGGGTGCCAGAACGCTACCGGCCCCGTTCGCACCGTCGTAGAGGACCTTCAGCTTCGTCTCGTGGTCAACGAACTCCAGAACCGTCCCTATGTAGTCCTCCACAACGTCCAGAGGCTTTAGGCTTTTTATCTCGTTCCATTCGGCTTTTCTGAAATTCCCTGAGAAGTAGAGCTCCTCGAGTTCCCCCTCCTGCTCGACGTAGAACTCGGTCCCGTCACCGTTGAACACCTTTATCCCGTTGTCGGTGGGCGGGTTGTGGGAGGCCGTTACCATAACACCGGCATCGCCGTGCTCCCGCGTCGCCCATGCGAGGGCGGGCGTTGGGATCAGGCCGGCATCAAGAACCTCCATACCGCTCGCCAGAAGCCCGGCTATCAGGGCGTTCCTTAGCATGATACTCGAGGTCCTCCCGTCCCTGCCGACCACGGCCCTTCCGGATCTGTAGGTGCCGATGGCCATCCCCAGCCTGAGGGCCATCTCCGGGGTTACCTTCTCCCACAGCCTTCCCCTTATGCCAGCCGTTCCGAAGAGCCTCATACCACCACCGTAACGGATTGGAAGACGTTTTAAATAGGTTTGGTGGTGTACACGGCCAGTCCACGGTAGTTCACGAGCCTCATTCCCCGGGGCATCGTGTCCCCGCTCAACGGGAGGATGTACACCGGGACTCCCAGCATCACCCCAAGCCTCAGGATCGCGGGAACCGTCTCGGGCGTGGGTCTTATGGAATAGATCCCCCGGGGATTCCCGTACAGCTCCACCCTCGGGTTGAAGACGTCATCCCTGACGGCCCTTATCCCGAGTTCTTCGGCCTTCCGGACTGACTCCGGGTTCCAGTCGACGGCCAGAACGTCGTAGCCAAGGTCCCTGAGGCGAAGGGCCACGTCGAACTGGAAGCCTATACCGATCTCGACGACCCTTCCCCTTGGAATCTCCTCCTTAAGAAAATCCGCGAAGTCCCTTAGTGGCATGGAAAAACATGGAAAAAAGGGTTTAAAAAGGTTCAGAAGATGGCTTTTCCGTTTTCTTTTCTGAAGACGTGGGCCTTGTTCAAATCAAAAACCACGTCAATCTCCTGCCCTTCCCTGATCTTCGACTCCGACGGTAGAGACGCGAGGAAAACCACCCCACCAACGCGCAGATGCGCTATCTTCTCACTCCCCAAGTTCTCCACGATATCCACTTCAGCGGTCACCATGTTCTCCCCCGGAATCTTCACTTCGGCGAACATGGCATCGTAAATATCCTCCGGGCGAACCCCGAAGATCACCTCCCTCCCCACGAGGTTCTCCTCCTCAAGCACTTCAAACTGCCCCGGAAGCAGTTTAAGCCTGAAGTCGCCGAAGTCGACAAAGCCTTCCGGAGTTAGGGTGGCATCGATGAAGTTCATTGGCGGCGAACCAATGAACCCGGCCACGAAGGTGTTGGCGGGTTTATTGTAAACCTCATCGGGCGTTCCAACCTGCTGGAGCACTCCAGCGTTAATCACCGCAACCCTGTCGCCCATCGTCATGGCCTCAACCTGATCGTGAGTCACGTAAATCGTCGTGACGTCAAGCTGTTTCTGGAGCCTTTTGAGTTCGGCGCGCATTTTGACCCTAAGCTTAGCGTCAAGGTTGCTCAACGGCTCGTCCATGAGAAAGGCTTGAGGCTTCCTAACAATAGCCCTGCC
The window above is part of the Thermococcus sp. P6 genome. Proteins encoded here:
- the glmM gene encoding phosphoglucosamine mutase, with the translated sequence MRLFGTAGIRGRLWEKVTPEMALRLGMAIGTYRSGRAVVGRDGRTSSIMLRNALIAGLLASGMEVLDAGLIPTPALAWATREHGDAGVMVTASHNPPTDNGIKVFNGDGTEFYVEQEGELEELYFSGNFRKAEWNEIKSLKPLDVVEDYIGTVLEFVDHETKLKVLYDGANGAGSVLAPYLLREMGARVISVNAHPDGHFPGRKPEPRYENIAYLGRLARELGVDLVIAQDGDADRIAVFDERGNYVLEDSLIALFAKRYVEEAGGGTVVVSIDTGSRIDEVVEKAGGRVVRIPLGQPHDGIRNHGAIFAAEPWKLVHPAFGPWIDSFVTMGLLIKMIDERGPLSRIIEEEIPRYYLTKKNVECPDELKEKVVERAGKELAEKLEGEIREVLTISGYRFNLTDRSWVLVRPSGTEPKVRVVVEAPDERRRDELFSMSYGTVRKALEEVKKG
- a CDS encoding UPF0146 family protein, with amino-acid sequence MPLRDFADFLKEEIPRGRVVEIGIGFQFDVALRLRDLGYDVLAVDWNPESVRKAEELGIRAVRDDVFNPRVELYGNPRGIYSIRPTPETVPAILRLGVMLGVPVYILPLSGDTMPRGMRLVNYRGLAVYTTKPI
- a CDS encoding ABC transporter ATP-binding protein produces the protein MAGVRLVNVWKQFGDFTAVKDMNLQVKDGEFMILLGPSGCGKTTTLRMIAGLEEPTKGQIYIGDNLVADPEEGGFVPPKDRDIAMVFQSYALYPHMTVYDNIAFPLKLRKVPKQEIDQRVREVAEMLGLTELLKRKPRELSGGQRQRVALGRAIVRKPQAFLMDEPLSNLDAKLRVKMRAELKRLQKQLDVTTIYVTHDQVEAMTMGDRVAVINAGVLQQVGTPDEVYNKPANTFVAGFIGSPPMNFIDATLTPEGFVDFGDFRLKLLPGQFEVLEEENLVGREVIFGVRPEDIYDAMFAEVKIPGENMVTAEVDIVENLGSEKIAHLRVGGVVFLASLPSESKIREGQEIDVVFDLNKAHVFRKENGKAIF